CGGCGGTGGAAGCATCAGTTAATCAACTCCTTCCCGAATTAAAAAATCTTTGTGATAGTCTTCAGAATAAGGCCCATGAGTTTGATTCAATCATCAAGCTGGGGCGCACCCATTTGCAGGATGCAACACCCTTAAGTTTGGGACAGGAATTCTCCGGCTATGCTTCTGCCTTAAATCATGGAATTACGCGGATTGAAAAGGCTCTCGATTATTGTTATGAATTGGCCATGGGTGGTACAGCCGTAGGGACAGGTATCAATTCTTTTGAAGGATTTGGTGAACAAGTTGCAAATGAAATATCAAAACTGACTCGACTGCCATTCAAAACGGCTGAAAATAAATTTGAAGCTTTAGGAGGTCAGGATTGTATTGTTGAATTGTCCGGTGCTTTAAAAACAGTGGCTGGGTCATTATTCAAAATTGCCAATGATGTTAGATGGTTGGCCAGCGGTCCACGTTCAGGCTTTGGTGAAATACTTATTCCTGCCAATGAGCCCGGTTCATCCATCATGCCAGGAAAGGTTAACCCTACTCAATGTGAAGCCATGACAATGGTATGCACTCAGGTTATGGGTAATGATACTACAATTACAATTGCAGGCGCTAGTGGAAATTTTGAATTAAATGTTTACCGACCTGTGATCGCCTATAATATTCTTCAATCCATTCGATTATTGACTGATGCTTGTGATTCTTTCCGCGTCCATTGCGTTGACGGCATTGAAGCAAACAAAGAAAGAATCCATTCGAATTTATATAATTCACTTATGTTGGTTACAGCACTAAATCCTCATATCGGTTATGATAAAGCAGCAGAAGTAGCCAAAAA
Above is a window of Candidatus Neomarinimicrobiota bacterium DNA encoding:
- the fumC gene encoding class II fumarate hydratase, translating into MGFRKEKDSMGELEVPEDRYYGAQTQRSLNNFKIGGERFQRELIRAYGILKKAAATVNESAGKLEKNLAENIRSAADEVISGKLDDHFPLVVWQTGSGTQSNMNFNEVIANRAIEMMGGELGSKDPIHPNDHVNMGQSTNDTFPTAINIAAVEASVNQLLPELKNLCDSLQNKAHEFDSIIKLGRTHLQDATPLSLGQEFSGYASALNHGITRIEKALDYCYELAMGGTAVGTGINSFEGFGEQVANEISKLTRLPFKTAENKFEALGGQDCIVELSGALKTVAGSLFKIANDVRWLASGPRSGFGEILIPANEPGSSIMPGKVNPTQCEAMTMVCTQVMGNDTTITIAGASGNFELNVYRPVIAYNILQSIRLLTDACDSFRVHCVDGIEANKERIHSNLYNSLMLVTALNPHIGYDKAAEVAKKAYKDDTSLRDAIVALGYLSGEDFDRLVQPEQMIRPAKLKS